The sequence ACCTGATGCTGGCCTGATGCTGGCCTTATGCTGACCTTATGTTAGACACGGAGTAAGCTCGAGGTAGTCTTAACGGAACGCCGGCCTGTCCTGTCGACACACCGGTATACCGCTCACCTCTTATTCATGATGGCGCCGAGCCCGGCTATGGCGTCTCTTCCTTCATCGTTCAGGAGTCTTTCCTCATGCAAGCCATGGTCATCGAGCAGTATGGCGGTCCCGAAGTGTTCGTCGAGCGCGAACTGGAGACCCCGACACCGGCGCGGGGGCAGGTGCGTATCAAGGTGACGGCTTCCAGCATCAACCCCATCGAGACCAAGCTGCGCAGCGGGCTGGTCAAGTCGCACCCGGAATTCCCGGCCATTCTCAATGGCGATGTCTCCGGGGTGATCGATGCCGTCGGGGAAGGCGTGACGGAGTTTTCCGTCGGGGATGAAGTGCTGGGCTGTGCCGGTGGCGTCAAGGGCTGGCAGGGCGCTCTGGCGGACTACATGATCGCCGACACCCGGGTGATCGTGAAGCGCCCGAGCCTGGCGGCGCTGACGCTGGAAGAGTGCGCGGCCTTGCCGCTGGTATTCCTGACGGCCTGGACGGCGCTGGTCTCGCGCGGTCAGATCAAGGAAGGCGAGCACGTGCTGATCCACGCCGGCACCGGCGGCGTCGGCCATGTCGCGGTACAGATCGCCAAGTATCTCGGCGCGCATGTCACCACCACCGTGTCCAGCGAAGCCAAGGCAGACCTGGCACGCCAGCTGGGGGCGGACGAGATCATCAACTACCGCGAGGAAGCGGTCGCGGACTACGTGGCGCGCCTGACCTCCGGACGCGGCTTCGATCTGGTCTTCGACACCGTCGGTGGCGACAATCTGGATCGCTCCAT comes from bacterium Scap17 and encodes:
- a CDS encoding zinc-dependent alcohol dehydrogenase family protein; protein product: MQAMVIEQYGGPEVFVERELETPTPARGQVRIKVTASSINPIETKLRSGLVKSHPEFPAILNGDVSGVIDAVGEGVTEFSVGDEVLGCAGGVKGWQGALADYMIADTRVIVKRPSLAALTLEECAALPLVFLTAWTALVSRGQIKEGEHVLIHAGTGGVGHVAVQIAKYLGAHVTTTVSSEAKADLARQLGADEIINYREEAVADYVARLTSGRGFDLVFDTVGGDNLDRSIEATATSGRLCSINTRSTHDLTQLHSKNLSLHVIFRSVPLLTGIGMDDQPELLNALSEMLEAGAVRPLLDEHQFSFRDVAKAHELLESGEALGKILLVNR